The Rudaeicoccus suwonensis sequence TGACCGCTCAGATCGCAGCGTTGTCCCGGGACCGAGAACGAGTCATCGTGATGCAACGCGCCGTGGAGTCACGGCTCCGCGCCGCGTTGGAGGCCTACCACCCCGCGCCGTTGCACCTGTTCTCTTCCCTGGACCGCGACATCACCCTGGCGTTCATCCGCGACTACCCCACCCCCGCGGCAGCCGCCCGGGTCACCGAAGACCGGATGCGACGATTCTGCGCCCGACACGGCTACACCGGCCGCGTCGAGCCAGCAGCCCTGTGCGACCGGTTACGTCCGCACCTACTCACCGCAACTGACGGCACGATCACGGGAAAGCACACGGCAGCCTTGATGCTGGTCGATCAACTCGAACTGCTCAACACCAACATCCGCACGTACAACGCGATGTTGACCCCGCTGGTCAGCGCACACCCTGACGGGCCAGTCTTCACCAGCTTCCCCGGCATCGCCACCGTGATCGCCGCGACCATGATCGGGGAAATGGGCGACGACAGAGCCCGATTCCCCACCGCCGCAACCCTGCTGGCCGAAGCAGGCCTGGCCCCGGTCACCCGCGCATCCGGACGCACCCGCCAAGTCCGCTTCCGGTACGCCGCGAACAAACGACTACGGCATAGCATCGACTGGTGGATGACCGTCGCCGCCCGCGAAGACCCCTGGTCAGGCGACGTCTATGAACACGCCCGCAACGCAGGCCAGGGCCGCTACCGCGCCTA is a genomic window containing:
- a CDS encoding IS110 family transposase, whose protein sequence is MVTTEAEHPHAMFAGIDWGGTHHQICVVDHTGTIQVQRRIEHTVTGFTEIDRLLDAFASRGVLRVSIERAEGILVEHLLDRGESVFCISPKISARARERYRVANTKSDAFDAFVLADTLRHEHVHWRPLSRPSALTAQIAALSRDRERVIVMQRAVESRLRAALEAYHPAPLHLFSSLDRDITLAFIRDYPTPAAAARVTEDRMRRFCARHGYTGRVEPAALCDRLRPHLLTATDGTITGKHTAALMLVDQLELLNTNIRTYNAMLTPLVSAHPDGPVFTSFPGIATVIAATMIGEMGDDRARFPTAATLLAEAGLAPVTRASGRTRQVRFRYAANKRLRHSIDWWMTVAAREDPWSGDVYEHARNAGQGRYRAYRGLGARWTRILWRAWTDHEPFDPTRVHHQAPAA